The sequence AATGTGCCCCGGTAGCTTACACTTGTAGCAGACTCCCGTACCATACTTGCACGGCCCTGAATGAGGCTTCTGACAAGTCTTGCATAAAGGAATACCTCCACGATTTGGGGCGGTTGCCCCTttctgctgcggcctctgctggcCCTGCTGCCTTTACTGTGGTCTGGgaggattcgggcccttagccggcccagtaaactgcttcttcacCGGCTGCGAAGACTGACCATGGAAAGGctgctgaaactgcctcttctgCTGGTAAGCTGCTTGCATCTCCTTCCTCCCTTGCTCGGACCTCAAAGCTCTCTTCACTGCTGCACTATAATTCGCCACATCAGCCATGAAAACGTCGTGCTTGATATCCGGTCTAAGCCCATCAGTAAAGTGCCTCAGCCTCTCCTGCTCGTCATTCGCAATCAGGGGCGCGAAATGACATCCTCTCTCGAACTGCTTCACATATTCCGCAACAGACTTGTCTCcttgacggagactcataaactccttGATCAATCTGCCTCGTTCCTCTGCAGTGTAGTACTTCTGAAAGAACATAGTCCTGAAATTCTCCCAAGTCAGGGTCGTCAAGTTCACTCCTATTACAGCTCCTTCCCACCAAAGAGTTGCATCCTCATTAAGCATGTAGATAGCACATCGAACCCTGTCAGCATCAGTGACTCCCATATAGGCAAATATGGTCTCTAAAGATCGGATCCACTCCTCAGCAACAAGTGGATCGGTAGTTCCCTTGAACTCCTTAGGCTCCTGCTTCTTGAATCTTTCCGCTACATCCTCCTCATGAGACTTCCTCGGCTGAGCAGCTTGGTTCTCGAGCAGTCTCGTAATCCTGGCCCACATGTTCACACTGGCTTGCTCAAATGGAGTAAGTGGAGGTGGCGGAGGTGGGTTCTGGTTCGTGTCATCGCCATTAGTGGGATTGGTTTCCTGAGGATTCCTTCGGAGACCCATACTGCAATTTCCATAAATCTCTCATGTGATcacaatgcataactaagtatacTTAAActtttttcataatttaaacCAATATATCATAATTAATACTAAGCcccataattaaacataattaaaatattaaaacttacagactggtagtgcgacttctgagctccacgCGGTAGGCTAGTACCCTTCAAGGAccacgctctgataccaaatgaaataACTTCCTCCTAATActactcaattttttttaaaaaaaaaataggtaaatatctaaatataaaatatatttaaaaatcatgcatctataaatgaataaataaaacaatacttaatataatatatatatataataaataattactttttaaaataattataaacataaacaattttccataaaaatgtTCCCACTAAAATCCATAATAAGAATTTTCATGCAAACAAAATAAGTATAACTCATGTAATAAAAtcatcataatcataaaaattctcacctaaaatccataaacccataattaaatcataaaacttGTGcggaaaacataataatatttaattcactGAAAACATGAAtagagcgatggtcacgggcTAGCCAACTGTCGGgatctcatacgtcctcaccgtTAGTCGGGGCTATATGCTCTACATCAGTGTCTacctgctcacctgcaccatttaagtctagtgagcctagaggctcagcacgctctatctcataataacaacatgattaaaaataatgcatcacataacacaTGCAcgatacataataaataatatatatacatgcatgtcCTAAATACATAGCTCATGGTCatctcataacataacataacatacatactcaTAACATAGTCATCATGCATCATAATTAGGGcatatcataatttaaaaaaactctGAAGGTTATATCCATGTCGTGTGACCGTGTAAGTGATTGATCAATcaaagaaccaacgtacgtggcggtgggatcTCCACCTCTTGGCCCCTTCACCAGGCTGACCCCGGATCCGTAGGCAAATCATCATAACATATAGAAAGGCAATCGGGCCCCAGAATCCCGACTCTCAGTCCCGTACTCTATGGAAAGGGCTCCGGGCCTAGGTATCCCATCCCCAATCCCGTAATTGTCACACACCCACTTCAacttccttaaaatatttttatgcccAACATCATACATATACGTACAAAATCATGcacatcataaaaatcattcatgatctttttttcataaaaatattgcccgtaaatatatatttaattaattaataatataattataaaaataatactttttcttacctaaaatattcatgcaataattaaatacatatttacggaccatgcatatttttcatggattggttcaggctgctgactccttagacttaggcccattaacttatacttaagcccaaataatttattcaaacTCAATAAGACACATCTGGCCCAATAACCATTCCCAAGACCATTAATCacttagactggcccaaaaatccattGACCGGCCCACAAATTCTCATGGGcttccaagcccataaaaattattgggctaacttaaataaaatatttgagtcccaaataaaattatttggaggtccaaataattttataactaATTAATTTAGCCAAAAAACTCAATAAatcattaaatacttaaaaataaaaataccggAGTTTGGACCACCTAACCCGGTCCCGGACCCAGACCCAACCGACTTAACTCGAAATGTATTGACCTGATTCGGACCTAACCAAGCCCAGCCCATCCTAAGAATCTAAAGCCCGAACAGTACGTACGAGAATTGCACAATTGCGCAAACTCTCGGCCGTGAGCTGCAGTTTTTGTGGCCTGTttccggccagctccggccattCCCCGACCAGAGCTCCACCACCCAGACATAATCCATGTCGGGGTGGTTCCAACGAGACCAACCACAGTCCCAACCGATCACTACACAGCACTGGCGCACCACTTTCGGAAATCCCGAAAACTACCGTAATCTGCTTTGCAACAAAGGGAAAAACTTCGGTCCTAGCCATCTCCAGCCCCAAGCCACGAGCCGACctgaccctagggaccctaacatTCCCTCTGACCTTGAACCAACAGCCTTGGCCAAACTCATGAGTGATCAGCGAAGGAATCATGCAAGAATATGAGCAAACGTGCGTTGCATATTCATACAATCAAGAGATCCATATAAATCGGTTTTTAACAggcaaaaatcagaattttcatGCTTATGAcaaaatatatgatttaaacgGTGGCCAAGGAGAGAGTCCAAACGTGTCTTGATTTATTTTCGAAGTAGAAACGTGATCGCAACGCGTACGACGAACACCGGGACGAACGACTACAAACCCTTgtataaaatcttcaaaaaaaatcGTGTGTGACAATGTATGAAATCTGATGAGTGTGAGGGGAGGGGAATAGATGGCGGCTAGGGTAGATTTAACGTCAAGAAGGATTGAAGAAGATAAGCTAGAtatattttacttatttatttaaatttttggaagaTAGTATATCaagttaatataaaaatataactcctagaattaaataatttctgagcaattttcgtaatatataattatataatttttaaaactcctaaaaagcatttaaaataacttattttgtgAACAATTGATTtcctatatatttatatatataaaaactattattttatgaaaataataccttaaaataatattttaaggctcttaaaattttctcaaaaatatttagaataaaatacataaatctCGTTCGTccgcggtcccgtctacgcgatcgaaaaaaaaaactttatttctaaaaatctcataaataaaaaaaaatgcgggttaaatgatataaataatattcaaaatcatgcaaataaaatcacataattcacataaagtcatttaacccattttcaacatttttactttaattatttcctagttatgcatgtgAAATCACCTAAGAAAATTCTGGACGTtacaataacaatatcaaaaatataattttgacataagacttgccatcttaataatctAGCTTTCTCTGGTTtaaattcaatcttattccttaagaaagcttttacctgggtattatcaacttttaaggaaattttttacaaagtaaaaataaaagcCACTTTTCAAAAGCCTTTTTAACTGCGtaaaattccttttcgttgatatgaCATCTGATTTCCTCAGATTCTGTAAAAAGGCCGCCACAGTATCTGCATAGTATTTACCCTTCTGGAGTGAGCTTAGTAAGAACTGAtgcccaccaatcgtcgctgGCATCTGTAATAATACCAAATCATCCTTATCTACTGGTATAGCCATTTTCGAGagtttcttacatatctccttcaGTTGGTTTACCACTTTAGTATGTTCTttggtccatataaaccttgcgTCCTTCTTTAATAAAGGACTggacacctttctgtacattgctaagTTGTTTATAAACATCCCTATAAAACTAACATGTGACGTCTCGTATTCTTACAAGCATTTAATGAAAATAGTTGCGGAAAAAGGTTGGGAAAATTTTTCTGAACTTAAAAGTCATACAGCGAGTGCATCACACCAattccaaaaaaatttaaaatctaaatcCTTAACAATAAAACTCGTGACTCCGTGTTCACGAAGTCTAATAAACACTGATGCAACTCTATAACAAAGAACATTTAAAATACGACACGTCAAAActtactactaacatttaaaTAGGATGGGGAAATGTGAGTTACTGTAAACAAACTACGTAGTTAAAATAATCGAGGAACCCACATAACAAATATCAAACTGAAATGAACATTTAAAAGATGAAACATTTGAgatcctcaaaactcatctttaaaagactgacaatgaaaataattaaaccatTACATTTAAACatcatacataaaatattgtaacaacataacataaataaacattgataaatattttctctttaaatacatcagagcttttgaactattgtgtcatgcaatgtcttcgcctcttagactcttcagccgtgctacccaagctttttaaatcaaaactgctaaaccaactgcaccattcaagtatagtgagtctaaaggactcagcaagattaaaataagCATATTGATATCATTATAGATTCAAaatactttaaacttaaaatgacttaaacatacataacatgataccttgaacttgaagaattttaaTGTAAACATCATGGAACTTTGAACTTAtaatcttgaacatgaactcaaaactcttaaaagatgcaagGAACTTAAACATGAACATCAACTCACTTAACTTTATGTCTTAAAAAATAGACTTCATTCATTTtctcaaaactttaccatttcattcttaaataaacatttgcacttaacatctcatgaaaatcatgcaacttggacaaaCATTAGACCatgaacataaaccatgaacataacataaaacttatcatttgggggtgatgaattatgtgaaattgtggcaaccttcataatgggcaca comes from Henckelia pumila isolate YLH828 chromosome 4, ASM3356847v2, whole genome shotgun sequence and encodes:
- the LOC140861447 gene encoding uncharacterized protein; the encoded protein is MGLRRNPQETNPTNGDDTNQNPPPPPPLTPFEQASVNMWARITRLLENQAAQPRKSHEEDVAERFKKQEPKEFKGTTDPLVAEEWIRSLETIFAYMGVTDADRVRCAIYMLNEDATLWWEGAVIGVNLTTLTWENFRTMFFQKYYTAEERGRLIKEFMSLRQGDKSVAEYVKQFERGCHFAPLIANDEQERLRHFTDGLRPDIKHDVFMADVANYSAAVKRALRSEQGRKEMQAAYQQKRQFQQPFHGQSSQPVKKQFTGPAKGPNPPRPQRVGIIPEDAVTGYDVTLPSGEILTTSSVLNGVELELQGNLIRADLVVLPMSGFDLILGMDWLSVNGASIDFRRRSVSVNPSGRDSFIFFAAQSSDASHVISYVRAKKLLRKGCQGFLASLVVAADEPSSKSIADVEIVCEFSDVFQDDVVGIPPTREVEFSIELMSALGTKLLFSTALHPQTDGQSERASIGMAPYKALYGRRCRAPVHWDEVGERLLLGPEIVQQTADIVAQIRERMRIAQSRQKNYADR